One stretch of Deltaproteobacteria bacterium DNA includes these proteins:
- a CDS encoding (4Fe-4S)-binding protein, whose product MIVAVASGKGGTGKTTVTASLAVTWSRPVLAVDLDVEEPNLHLFLKPEITSTEVVPLEVPVVDESKCTYCRKCSELCQFKAISVMGQVIMTFPEMCHGCGGCMAICPEGAIGVGTRELGVMEQGMSRETIPCLTGRLRVGEAMSPPLMRFVRGRMRAQAAQTGSDVIIDAPPGVSCPAMSAVADSDVIILVTEPTPFGFHDFKLAWEAFSPFEKPMTVIINRAGLGDDRVYGFCAEHNLPILAEIPYRREIAEHYSKGLILAELAEDLSERFAKVGQEVRRLASEVSHA is encoded by the coding sequence ATGATCGTAGCGGTTGCCAGCGGCAAGGGTGGTACGGGCAAGACAACGGTCACGGCCTCCCTGGCCGTGACGTGGTCCCGGCCAGTCCTGGCCGTGGATTTGGATGTGGAAGAGCCTAATTTGCATTTGTTTTTGAAACCGGAAATCACCTCGACCGAAGTCGTGCCCCTGGAAGTGCCCGTCGTTGACGAGTCCAAATGCACGTATTGCCGTAAATGCTCGGAATTGTGCCAATTCAAGGCCATTTCCGTCATGGGCCAGGTGATCATGACCTTCCCGGAAATGTGTCACGGCTGCGGCGGGTGCATGGCCATTTGCCCGGAAGGCGCCATTGGCGTTGGCACACGGGAATTGGGTGTCATGGAACAGGGGATGAGCCGGGAGACAATCCCGTGCCTGACCGGTCGGCTGCGCGTGGGCGAGGCCATGAGCCCGCCGCTGATGCGTTTTGTGCGTGGCCGCATGCGGGCCCAGGCGGCGCAAACCGGCTCGGACGTGATTATCGACGCCCCTCCCGGCGTCAGTTGCCCGGCCATGAGCGCGGTGGCCGACAGCGATGTCATCATTCTGGTCACGGAGCCGACGCCCTTTGGTTTTCATGATTTCAAGCTGGCCTGGGAGGCGTTCTCGCCTTTTGAAAAGCCCATGACCGTGATCATCAACCGGGCTGGCCTGGGGGACGACCGCGTCTATGGATTTTGCGCGGAGCACAATCTGCCCATCCTGGCCGAGATTCCGTATCGTCGTGAAATCGCGGAGCATTATTCCAAGGGCCTGATTCTGGCCGAACTGGCGGAAGATTTGTCCGAGCGTTTCGCGAAGGTGGGCCAGGAGGTACGGCGGTTGGCCTCGGAGGTGAGTCATGCGTGA
- a CDS encoding DUF134 domain-containing protein, translating to MGRRRKCRFVAGLPVATVFKPQGVPLGRLNGLVLGVDGYEALRLVDAEGLTQEAAAMAMGVSRPTLCRILGEARTQVARALTRGWVIRIETDLPEIANPDIITVPCSGPELDRVMEHQGGLSCQDVDRVEEAAAAREWAVDKDVDREWAAGAEVGGPEPGQ from the coding sequence ATGGGGAGAAGAAGGAAGTGTAGATTCGTGGCCGGATTGCCCGTGGCCACCGTGTTCAAGCCCCAGGGCGTGCCACTGGGACGACTCAACGGATTGGTCTTGGGCGTGGATGGTTACGAGGCCTTGCGTCTGGTCGACGCCGAGGGGCTGACCCAGGAAGCGGCGGCCATGGCCATGGGCGTGTCCCGGCCAACCTTATGCCGTATCCTTGGCGAGGCCAGGACCCAAGTTGCCCGGGCCCTGACCCGGGGGTGGGTCATTCGGATCGAGACGGATCTGCCTGAAATCGCGAACCCGGACATCATAACCGTTCCGTGCTCCGGTCCAGAACTGGACCGCGTCATGGAACATCAAGGAGGACTGTCATGCCAGGACGTGGACAGGGTGGAAGAGGCGGCTGCGGCCAGGGAATGGGCGGTGGACAAGGACGTGGACAGGGAATGGGCGGCGGGTGCCGAGGTCGGAGGACCGGAGCCGGGGCAGTGA
- a CDS encoding dinitrogenase iron-molybdenum cofactor biosynthesis protein: MEKARIAVPSALPGGLEAQVGAHFGHCDLYTIIDIENDAVAKVSTLPNVPHEQGGCMAPVQYLADNGVNLLIAGGMGMRPLMGFNQVGIDVFYGADAPSVGIAVDALLKGALTRFTQEYTCGGGR; encoded by the coding sequence ATGGAAAAGGCAAGAATAGCGGTCCCCTCGGCTTTGCCTGGAGGACTTGAGGCGCAGGTCGGCGCGCATTTCGGGCACTGCGACCTGTACACCATCATCGATATCGAAAACGATGCCGTGGCCAAGGTCAGCACCCTGCCCAACGTGCCGCACGAGCAGGGCGGCTGCATGGCCCCGGTGCAGTATCTGGCCGACAATGGCGTCAATTTGCTCATTGCCGGCGGCATGGGCATGCGGCCCCTCATGGGCTTCAATCAGGTTGGCATCGATGTTTTTTACGGCGCGGACGCACCCAGCGTCGGCATTGCCGTGGACGCCCTGCTCAAAGGCGCGTTGACCCGCTTCACCCAGGAATACACCTGCGGTGGCGGACGCTAG
- a CDS encoding DUF134 domain-containing protein gives MPRPRKCRRIEGCPRASYFKPQGIPLTELVETYLSMDGFEALRLADYHGLTMEEGATRMQVSRHTFGRILADARGTVARALVEGLALHIAHDAHRPCMQLYPDRVAARAKELCMTKIAITSEGPKLTDRVDPRFGRAAGFVVVDVDTMESTYIDNGSSQSLSHGAGIQAAENIINAGASVLLTGSVGPKAFSALKGGGVRIGHNLNGMTVGEAVEAFKAGKVQYTESPNR, from the coding sequence GTGCCACGACCCAGAAAATGTCGCCGTATCGAGGGGTGCCCCAGGGCGTCCTATTTCAAGCCCCAGGGTATCCCCTTGACCGAATTGGTGGAAACCTACCTGTCCATGGACGGGTTCGAAGCCTTGCGCCTAGCTGATTACCATGGTCTGACCATGGAAGAGGGCGCGACGCGCATGCAGGTTTCCCGCCACACCTTCGGGCGCATTCTGGCGGACGCCAGGGGGACCGTGGCCCGTGCTCTTGTCGAAGGATTGGCCCTGCACATCGCTCACGATGCGCACCGCCCGTGTATGCAACTGTATCCGGACCGTGTTGCGGCCCGCGCCAAGGAGCTTTGTATGACGAAGATAGCTATCACCAGTGAAGGCCCGAAATTGACGGACCGTGTCGATCCACGTTTTGGACGGGCCGCCGGCTTTGTCGTTGTCGACGTGGACACCATGGAATCGACCTATATCGACAACGGAAGCTCCCAGAGCCTGTCCCACGGTGCCGGTATTCAAGCCGCGGAAAACATCATCAATGCCGGGGCGTCCGTGCTGCTGACAGGCAGTGTCGGCCCCAAGGCTTTTTCCGCCTTGAAGGGCGGCGGGGTGAGGATTGGCCACAACCTGAACGGCATGACCGTGGGCGAGGCGGTGGAAGCATTCAAGGCGGGCAAGGTTCAATACACCGAATCCCCCAACCGGTAA
- a CDS encoding 4Fe-4S dicluster domain-containing protein — MREVVVISGKGGTGKTSLTAAFAHLAENKVVCDLDVDAPDLHLLLNPTVTRAEEFISGHEAVIDPEKCTGCGICASMCRYDAIDAVDGVYRVDPLRCEGCKVCVAFCPVEAIDFPARHCGQWYMSETRFGPMVHAQLFPGQENSGLLVSRLKKEARAFAEAKGLDLILCDGAPGIGCPVIASLSQTDLAVVVTEPTPSGVHDLERVASLCGHFRTKVAVVVNKYDLNPDQTHRIEALCREKGYTLAALLPHDTIVTEAMVRRLAVTELENTDFGRLTREAWATITALLNA; from the coding sequence ATGCGTGAAGTTGTGGTGATCAGCGGCAAGGGCGGCACGGGCAAGACCTCGCTGACGGCGGCCTTTGCCCATCTGGCTGAAAACAAGGTTGTTTGTGATCTGGACGTCGATGCTCCGGATTTGCATCTGTTGCTCAACCCGACCGTGACGCGGGCGGAAGAATTTATTTCCGGACATGAAGCGGTCATCGATCCCGAAAAATGCACCGGATGCGGCATCTGCGCCTCCATGTGCCGCTACGATGCCATCGACGCGGTTGACGGCGTGTACCGGGTCGATCCCCTGCGCTGCGAGGGATGCAAGGTGTGCGTGGCTTTTTGTCCGGTGGAGGCCATCGATTTTCCGGCCCGCCATTGCGGGCAATGGTACATGAGCGAGACCCGGTTTGGCCCCATGGTCCACGCCCAGCTTTTCCCTGGGCAGGAAAACTCCGGGTTGCTTGTTTCCCGCTTGAAAAAGGAAGCCCGGGCCTTCGCCGAGGCCAAGGGGCTCGACCTTATTCTCTGCGACGGCGCGCCGGGCATTGGTTGCCCGGTTATCGCATCCTTGTCCCAGACGGACTTGGCCGTGGTCGTGACCGAGCCCACCCCGTCCGGGGTGCACGATCTGGAGCGGGTCGCCAGCCTGTGCGGGCATTTTCGGACCAAGGTCGCGGTGGTGGTCAACAAATATGATCTTAATCCGGACCAAACGCATCGGATAGAAGCGTTGTGCCGTGAAAAAGGATATACGCTGGCCGCGCTGCTGCCCCACGACACGATCGTGACCGAGGCCATGGTGCGGCGCTTGGCCGTGACCGAGCTGGAAAACACCGACTTTGGCCGCTTGACGCGCGAGGCCTGGGCGACCATCACAGCTCTTTTGAATGCATAA